From a single Paenibacillus sp. FSL R5-0345 genomic region:
- a CDS encoding HPr family phosphocarrier protein translates to MTKHPVVVRLKTGLHARPAALFVQEANKFSSEIFVEKDDKKVNAKSIMGIMSLAISSGTEIYISADGADADQAVNALTSLVSKEELENQ, encoded by the coding sequence ATGACAAAGCACCCGGTAGTTGTTCGGTTGAAGACAGGGCTACACGCTCGACCGGCAGCATTGTTTGTGCAAGAAGCTAACAAGTTTTCGTCGGAGATTTTCGTGGAAAAAGACGATAAAAAAGTAAACGCCAAAAGTATTATGGGTATTATGAGCCTAGCGATCAGTTCCGGCACGGAGATCTATATCAGCGCGGATGGTGCAGACGCGGATCAAGCTGTAAACGCTTTGACGAGTCTCGTCAGCAAAGAAGAGCTTGAAAACCAATAA
- the whiA gene encoding DNA-binding protein WhiA: MSFAALTKKELTMVESEPCCEKAEMSALIRMNGSVQLSSKKVILDISTENAAIARRVYSLLKKYYQVHIELLVRKKMRLKKNNVYIVRIPSRVQEILNDLRIVSEGFIFTDGIDKEIVGNNCCKRAYLRGAFLAGGSVNNPEGSSYHLEISSMYEEHCKALVDLAGEFHLNARCIERKKGFILYIKEGEKIIEFLSLIGAHQALFKFEDVRIMRDMRNSVNRIVNCETANLNKTISAAVRQIENIKLLQREVGLESLPDKLREVAEIRMAHPDINLKEVGEMLKGTVSKSGVNHRLRKIDELADKVRGG; this comes from the coding sequence TTGTCTTTTGCGGCCCTTACCAAAAAAGAGCTGACGATGGTGGAGAGTGAGCCCTGTTGTGAGAAGGCGGAAATGTCAGCACTTATCCGTATGAATGGATCTGTGCAGCTTTCAAGCAAAAAGGTTATTCTCGACATTTCGACGGAGAACGCCGCGATTGCAAGGCGGGTATATTCTTTGCTTAAGAAATATTACCAGGTCCATATTGAGCTACTCGTGCGTAAAAAAATGCGTTTGAAGAAAAATAACGTTTATATCGTTAGAATTCCTAGTCGCGTACAGGAGATCCTAAATGACCTCAGAATTGTGTCCGAAGGATTTATTTTTACCGACGGTATTGATAAAGAGATTGTTGGGAATAACTGCTGTAAGCGTGCTTATTTACGCGGTGCCTTTTTGGCGGGCGGATCGGTTAATAATCCGGAGGGTTCCTCTTACCATTTGGAGATTTCCTCGATGTATGAGGAGCATTGTAAGGCGCTTGTCGATCTAGCTGGTGAATTTCACCTAAACGCACGCTGCATTGAACGTAAAAAAGGGTTCATTCTATACATTAAAGAAGGCGAGAAGATTATCGAATTCTTAAGTTTGATCGGGGCGCATCAAGCGTTGTTCAAATTTGAGGATGTAAGAATTATGCGGGATATGCGTAATTCCGTGAATCGGATCGTGAACTGCGAGACCGCGAATCTCAATAAAACGATAAGTGCCGCGGTGCGGCAGATTGAAAATATCAAACTGCTGCAGCGAGAAGTAGGACTGGAGAGCTTGCCGGATAAATTGCGAGAAGTTGCAGAGATTCGAATGGCACATCCAGATATCAACCTTAAAGAGGTTGGTGAAATGCTGAAAGGTACAGTTAGTAAGTCCGGAGTAAATCATCGACTTCGTAAGATTGATGAACTGGCGGACAAGGTTCGCGGCGGCTAG
- a CDS encoding SIMPL domain-containing protein codes for MKGLVKKIGSVLIVGSLLIGGISMSGAFQGPAKAYADEVQKNVVSVVGKGELSIKPDIVYLSIGVDTTAATAQEAQKTNAAKIQKITTLLKGTWKIADKDIQSTQFYVQPNYSYSEKDGQQVKGYNANHTLLVSYRDLTKVGELLDAASAAGANNIGNARFSVEDTSAFEAQVIEKAMANADVKAGAIAKAARRSLGQVITVSQNDGNVTPVYFEQNLKMEMAAADAGASTSVQPGVVKVTTQLSVMYELK; via the coding sequence ATGAAAGGTTTGGTTAAAAAGATTGGTTCAGTGTTGATCGTAGGGAGTTTGTTAATTGGAGGGATTAGCATGAGTGGTGCCTTCCAAGGTCCTGCAAAGGCTTACGCAGATGAAGTGCAGAAAAATGTCGTTAGTGTAGTAGGTAAAGGTGAATTGTCCATCAAGCCGGATATTGTATACTTGTCCATCGGTGTAGATACTACGGCTGCAACTGCACAAGAAGCGCAAAAAACAAATGCTGCTAAAATCCAAAAGATCACTACACTACTGAAAGGGACTTGGAAAATCGCAGACAAGGATATTCAAAGTACCCAATTTTATGTGCAACCCAACTATAGTTATAGCGAAAAAGATGGACAGCAAGTGAAGGGATACAACGCGAATCATACGCTGTTAGTGTCTTATAGAGATCTGACCAAGGTTGGTGAATTGCTGGATGCTGCATCTGCGGCAGGGGCAAATAATATCGGAAATGCACGTTTTTCAGTGGAAGATACTTCTGCCTTTGAAGCTCAGGTGATTGAAAAGGCGATGGCGAACGCAGATGTTAAAGCAGGAGCTATTGCTAAGGCAGCTAGACGTAGCTTGGGTCAAGTAATCACAGTCAGCCAAAATGATGGTAATGTTACTCCGGTTTATTTTGAGCAGAATCTAAAAATGGAAATGGCTGCAGCAGATGCTGGTGCAAGCACATCCGTTCAACCGGGAGTAGTTAAAGTTACAACACAGCTGAGCGTAATGTATGAATTGAAATAG